One Camelus ferus isolate YT-003-E chromosome 21, BCGSAC_Cfer_1.0, whole genome shotgun sequence genomic region harbors:
- the PRCC gene encoding proline-rich protein PRCC yields the protein MSLVAYASSDESEPDEAEPEPEEEEAAAPTPGPTLGGLFASLPAPKGPALLPPPPQMLAPTFPPPLLLPPPTGDPRLQPPPPLPFGLGGFPPPPGVSPAEAAGVGEGLGLGLPSPRGPGLSLPPPIGGAGPPLGLPKPKKRTEPVKIAAPELHKGDSDSEEDEPTKKKTVLQGSSEGTGLSALLPQPKNLTVKETNRLLLPHAFSRKPSDGSSDTKPSRQASKTKPSSLAPVVGTTTTTPSPSAIKAAAKSAALQVTKQITQEEDDSDEEVAPENFFSLPEKAEPPGVEPYPYPIPTVPEELPPGTEPEPAFQDDAANAPLEFKMAAGSSGAPWMPKPGDDYSYNQFSTYGDANAAGAYYQDYYSGGYYPAQDPALVSPQEIAPDASFIDDEAFKRLQGKRNRGREEINFVEIKGDDQLSGAQQWMTKSLTEEKTMKSFSKKKGEQPTGQQRRKHQITYLIHQAKERELELKNTWSENKLSRRQTQAKYGF from the exons ATGTCGCTGGTTGCTTACGCCAGCAGCGATGAGAGTGAGCCGGATGAGGCTGAGCCGGagccggaggaggaggaggcggcggccccTACACCTGGGCCCACTTTAGGGGGCTTGTTCGCGTCTCTCCCTGCACCCAAGGGTCCGGCCTTGCTGCCTCCGCCCCCCCAGATGCTGGCCCCAACCTTCCCTCCACCGCTATTGCTGCCCCCACCCACGGGAGACCCCcggctccagcctcctcccccctTGCCCTTCGGCCTGGGAGgtttccccccacctccaggcgtGAGCCCGGCTGAAGCGGCGGGAGTTGGGGAGGGACTGGGATTGGGGCTGCCCTCGCCCCGAGGCCCTGGCCTCAGTCTGCCCCCCCCTATCGGCGGTGCCGGGCCCCCCTTGGGGCTTCCCAAGCCAAAGAAGAGGACAGAGCCGGTGAAGATTGCGGCGCCGGAGCTGCATAAGGGGGAT TCAGATTCCGAGGAAGATGAAcccacaaagaagaaaactgtcCTTCAG GGATCCAGTGAGGGGACTGGTTTGTCTGCCTTGCTTCCCCAACCTAAAAACCTGACTGTGAAAGAGACTAACAGGTTGCTCCTGCCCCATGCCTTCTCCCGGAAACCCTCGGATGGCTCCTCTGACACTAAGCCCTCCAGACAGGCTTCTAAGACCAAGCCCTCTTCTCTGGCCCCTGTTGTGGGCACCACAACCACCACCCCGTCGCCCTCTGCCATCAAGGCTGCCGCCAAGAGTGCTGCCCTGCAGGTGACGAAGCAGATCACGCAGGAGGAGGACGACAGCGATGAGGAAGTAGCCCCTGAgaactttttctccctccctgagAAGGCCGAACCGCCTGGAGTTGAGCCATACCCTTACCCCATTCCCACCGTTCCCGAAGAGCTGCCTCCAGGCACGGAACCAGAGCCGGCCTTCCAGGACGATGCAGCCAATGCCCCGCTAGAATTCAAGATGGCAGCAGGCTCAAGTGGGGCCCCTTGGATGCCGAAGCCTGGGGACGACTACAGCTACAATCAGTTTTCTACGTATGGCGATGCCAATGCCGCTGGTGCTTATTATCAG GATTATTACAGTGGTGGCTACTATCCTGCACAGGACCCGGCTCTGGTCTCCCCCCAGGAAATTGCCCCAGATGCGTCCTTCATCGATGACGAAGCA tTTAAGCGGCTGCAGGGCAAAAGGAATCGTGGGAGGGAGGAGATCAACTTTGTGGAGATCAAAGGTGATGACCAGCTTAGTGGGGCCCAGCAGTGGATGACCAAGTCACTGACAGAAGAGAAAACCATGAAGTCATTCAGCAAA aagaaaggagagcagcCAACAGGACAGCAGCGGCGGAAACACCAGATCACATATCTGATTCATCAG GCAAAGGAGCGGGAGCTGGAACTGAAGAACACCTGGTCGGAGAACAAGCTCAGCCGCCGGCAGACCCAAGCCAAGTACGGATTCTAG
- the SH2D2A gene encoding SH2 domain-containing protein 2A isoform X2, translated as MEFPLAQICPQGSPEAPALNFSTFLPVGLNPRSCQDLNLLPGPRLQAPKAEEAQSTPRVLAVHAVAPPQTLGAACSPKGVGKAEEVPREGGLSLQAETRAWFQKTQARELLQHGAAPAWFHGFITRREAERLLETKPQGCYLVRFSESAVTFVLTYRGRTCCRHFLLAQLRDGRHVVLGEDSAHARLQDLLRHYTACPLSPYRETLTEPLARQTPEPAGLSLRTEESDSGSKSQNSQPQYSPILKKEQSASAMQKEGAGEPQEPSRPRPPMPAKLQLPYEVYTSSASRPRPTPPPKPSIPIYHEPDEPIDFYAMGRGSPGETPSNIYAEVEVKVPDSGGESLPRILRHEILRKCMSRPVPGSQNPGGQQLHSENFAAEQSLSVPHQPLPRWGHTLPHNFSRQVLQDREQAWLPPGPPQ; from the exons ATGGAGTTCCCCCTGGCCCAGATATGCCCCCAAG GGAGTCCAGAAGCCCCCGCCCTGAACTTCAGCACCTTCCTGCCCGTGGGCTTGAATCCCAGGAGCTGCCAGGACCTGAACTTGCTTCCGGGACCCAGACTCCAGGCTCCAAAGGCTGAGGAGGCTCAGTCCACCCCCAGGGTCCTGGCTGTCCACGCTGTG GCACCTCCCCAGACCCTGGGGGCTGCCTGCAGCCCAAAGGGCGTTGGGAAGGCTGAGGAGGTACCTAGGGAAGGAGGCCTGTCCCTGCAGGCTGAGACTCGAGCTTGGTTCCAGAAGACCCAGGCCCGTGAGCTCCTGCAGCACGGGGCAGCCCCCGCCTGGTTCCACGGCTTCATCACCCGGAG AGAGGCCGAGAGGCTGCTGGAGACGAAGCCTCAGGGATGCTACTTGGTGCGTTTCAGCGAGAGCGCTGTGACCTTTGTGCTGACTTACAG GGGCCGGACTTGCTGCCGCCACTTCCTGCTGGCCCAGCTCCGGGACGGGCGCCACGTGGTGCTGGGCGAGGACAGCGCCCACGCGCGGCTGCAGGACCTGCTGCGGCACTACACGGCGTGCCCGCTCAGCCCCTACCGGGAGACGCTCACCGAGCCCCTTGCCCGTCAG ACTCCTGAGCCCGCGGGACTGTCCCTAAGGACTGAAGAATCAGACTCTGGAAGTAAAAGCCAGAACTCACAACCTCAGTATAGCCCAATCCTCAAAAAGGAGCAGAGCGCATCCGCCATGCAGAaagaaggggctggggagccaCAGGAG CCGTCCAGGCCCAGGCCTCCCATGCCCGCCAAACTTCAGCTGCCCTATGAAGTCTACACAAGCTCCGCTTCGAGACCCCGCCCAACCCCGCCCCCCAAGCCTTCCATCCCCATCTACCACGAACCTGATGAACCCATAGACTTCTATGCCATGGGCCGTGGCAGCCCCGGGGAAACCCCCAGCAACATTTATGCCGAGGTGGAGGTGAAAGTGCCTGATTCAGGGGGTGAGAGCCTGCCGCGCATCCTCAGGCACGAAATCCTACGGAAGTGCATGTCCAGACCCGTCCCAGGAAGCCAG AATCCAGGTGGCCAGCAACTGCATTCTGAGAACTTTGCGGCTGAACAAAGCCTTTCCGTGCCCCACCAGCCCCTACCCCGCTGGGGgcacaccctcccccacaactTTTCTAGACAGGTGCTTCAGGACAGAGAACAGGCCTGGCTCCCCCCGGGGCCTCCTCAGTAG
- the SH2D2A gene encoding SH2 domain-containing protein 2A isoform X1 produces the protein MEFPLAQICPQDLGTSGPPDDQLTFQLSFLRPGFSDKPLCHLSPSCLLGSSLLLPEKSSLLSLLHFSCHDCLVLQVPGSPEAPALNFSTFLPVGLNPRSCQDLNLLPGPRLQAPKAEEAQSTPRVLAVHAVAPPQTLGAACSPKGVGKAEEVPREGGLSLQAETRAWFQKTQARELLQHGAAPAWFHGFITRREAERLLETKPQGCYLVRFSESAVTFVLTYRGRTCCRHFLLAQLRDGRHVVLGEDSAHARLQDLLRHYTACPLSPYRETLTEPLARQTPEPAGLSLRTEESDSGSKSQNSQPQYSPILKKEQSASAMQKEGAGEPQEPSRPRPPMPAKLQLPYEVYTSSASRPRPTPPPKPSIPIYHEPDEPIDFYAMGRGSPGETPSNIYAEVEVKVPDSGGESLPRILRHEILRKCMSRPVPGSQNPGGQQLHSENFAAEQSLSVPHQPLPRWGHTLPHNFSRQVLQDREQAWLPPGPPQ, from the exons ATGGAGTTCCCCCTGGCCCAGATATGCCCCCAAG ATTTAGGGACTTCCGGGCCACCAGATGACCAGTTGACTTTCCAGCTCTCCTTCCTGAGGCCCGGTTTCTCTGACAAGCCCCTCTGCCACCTCAGCCCCTCTTGTCTCCTTGgctcctcactcctcctccctgAGAAATCGTCTCTGCTGTCCCTCCTGCATTTCTCCTGCCATGACTGTCTGGTCCTCCAGGTCCCTG GGAGTCCAGAAGCCCCCGCCCTGAACTTCAGCACCTTCCTGCCCGTGGGCTTGAATCCCAGGAGCTGCCAGGACCTGAACTTGCTTCCGGGACCCAGACTCCAGGCTCCAAAGGCTGAGGAGGCTCAGTCCACCCCCAGGGTCCTGGCTGTCCACGCTGTG GCACCTCCCCAGACCCTGGGGGCTGCCTGCAGCCCAAAGGGCGTTGGGAAGGCTGAGGAGGTACCTAGGGAAGGAGGCCTGTCCCTGCAGGCTGAGACTCGAGCTTGGTTCCAGAAGACCCAGGCCCGTGAGCTCCTGCAGCACGGGGCAGCCCCCGCCTGGTTCCACGGCTTCATCACCCGGAG AGAGGCCGAGAGGCTGCTGGAGACGAAGCCTCAGGGATGCTACTTGGTGCGTTTCAGCGAGAGCGCTGTGACCTTTGTGCTGACTTACAG GGGCCGGACTTGCTGCCGCCACTTCCTGCTGGCCCAGCTCCGGGACGGGCGCCACGTGGTGCTGGGCGAGGACAGCGCCCACGCGCGGCTGCAGGACCTGCTGCGGCACTACACGGCGTGCCCGCTCAGCCCCTACCGGGAGACGCTCACCGAGCCCCTTGCCCGTCAG ACTCCTGAGCCCGCGGGACTGTCCCTAAGGACTGAAGAATCAGACTCTGGAAGTAAAAGCCAGAACTCACAACCTCAGTATAGCCCAATCCTCAAAAAGGAGCAGAGCGCATCCGCCATGCAGAaagaaggggctggggagccaCAGGAG CCGTCCAGGCCCAGGCCTCCCATGCCCGCCAAACTTCAGCTGCCCTATGAAGTCTACACAAGCTCCGCTTCGAGACCCCGCCCAACCCCGCCCCCCAAGCCTTCCATCCCCATCTACCACGAACCTGATGAACCCATAGACTTCTATGCCATGGGCCGTGGCAGCCCCGGGGAAACCCCCAGCAACATTTATGCCGAGGTGGAGGTGAAAGTGCCTGATTCAGGGGGTGAGAGCCTGCCGCGCATCCTCAGGCACGAAATCCTACGGAAGTGCATGTCCAGACCCGTCCCAGGAAGCCAG AATCCAGGTGGCCAGCAACTGCATTCTGAGAACTTTGCGGCTGAACAAAGCCTTTCCGTGCCCCACCAGCCCCTACCCCGCTGGGGgcacaccctcccccacaactTTTCTAGACAGGTGCTTCAGGACAGAGAACAGGCCTGGCTCCCCCCGGGGCCTCCTCAGTAG